In Pararge aegeria chromosome 17, ilParAegt1.1, whole genome shotgun sequence, one genomic interval encodes:
- the LOC120631082 gene encoding vesicle transport through interaction with t-SNAREs homolog 1A yields the protein MSTLIQSYEQQYSVLTADITSKIGRLKSSNEDDREQLSRQIQANFEEANDLLEQLELEYRGSGAGSRVAAYRVELQRVRDEYRAVASNNATYNIDPDEYEDWSMVNDQRQRLLDNTEQLERTGKTLTEGYRVVLETEQIGAAVLQDLSEQRETIQRSRGRLRETDEQLNRSSRLMNTMVMRALQERVVLAAVAIALAVLSGVALYFYVT from the exons ATGTCTACGTTAATCCAGTCGTATGAGCAACAGTACTCTGTGCTCACAGCTGATATTACTTCAAAGATAGGCCGTTTAAAATCATCTAATGAAG ATGATCGAGAACAGTTATCCAGACAAATTCAGGCGAATTTTGAAGAAGCAAATGATTTG CTGGAACAGTTGGAGCTGGAGTACCGCGGCTCGGGGGCCGGGTCCCGCGTGGCTGCGTATCGCGTTGAGCTGCAGAGAGTACGTGACGAGTATCGCGCGGTCGCTTCTAACAATGCTACAT ATAACATAGATCCGGACGAGTATGAAGACTGGTCCATGGTGAATGACCAGAGGCAAAGGCTACTGGACAACACGGAGCAGCTTGAGAGGACGGGGAAGACCTTGACCGAGGGCTACCGAGTGGTGCTGGAAACCGAGCAGATAGGGGCAGCCGTGTTGCAGGACCTGAGTGAGCAGAGGGAAACCATCCAGAGGTCCAGGGGACGG TTACGTGAAACTGACGAGCAACTGAACCGGTCTTCTCGGCTGATGAACACGATGGTGATGCGGGCACTCCAGGAGCGAGTGGTTCTGGCGGCCGTGGCCATAGCGCTGGCCGTGCTCTCCGGCGTGGCGCTGTACTTCTACGTCACGTAG
- the LOC120630978 gene encoding tyrosine-protein phosphatase non-receptor type 13-like isoform X1 → MDTLLSSKMPRNCDEDSGRSSCSAASINFSPIMEMHTFVPTNLKPKDQLTQNIELKVSTQPRNFANIIKSPDERDPFPSCRIQRKLRNPVFNLFDNSRLGGLSNAHSTLNIACSTQIENSIQGNAKSLSVLTTDDIKINKQLQNTNFRRGKPVQRAASRLYKAENCKGKEGCIGPEFVVRASQPVKHIDLTTSAICDKRVITIVLLNGQRVEIICDPATITAGQIFEAIVSSEKYEHSFMLGISILIGGDFVFLPDDYKIKKVVPEKWHKNNSKNKGIDEDVSIILFLRIKFFLPINVANNIQVGEWTHRVYLQLRRATVEGQMISTIQNLILLAGYALHIEFGEFSYREHGTADYFLLEHYLPEFLITNDMADVKFRMKRAHETRRGLDKSKAIINFITLAQTFRDYGSHFYSAIWATRDGFCRDVWLSIGPRGVTLYSRTNTVSEESINTNRIVLQSLPWHHIHTFYYNKKSLYIMPNSYSGLSKIGIKYKLKILENKSYFAFWLASLHHRLYLKLYAKEDFISYLSSKLNCPTIKNSPNKIECSNYQDSYNLAVRNPTRIRRPVRTRFRVDLFGEKKSQNKENEMPNTEELLRQILSPQPSDESVLNSPNQNGQRSSSNEGLSSSESSLPRRHGVKMGTRVFNGKYTRSPNKLLSVKSDGDLTMTQSDSDDLSSEQRQCNVNSMKLLPERSYSQNMVAAPTAYVLESPKVYSDVFNYDTGNESCVNTSIFDRLDNMEYVQGERVFVTAVLERDKTNALGLQVAEGSDGNVYIKSITPGSVADLCGKLLPGDQIISVNGKTLLNLKYDKALNMLQSAPQKVELIVLQNATKSTILDHHDKTLSQELLGSRVLQNSLRQSIASALDVEITDDELLNEEALKTIYALIKLTKDKVISRMKDKSSRQTTPNRSNLQKSYSENKVCDETDIGNYSSQENTPQKKTTSQKFNTWRGQLMSRPKRRPLSLSIPTGVNIPDDYLNDDSIMKRSSLKSIQSSLNSLDKSIKSSSSKNVALPRNYGLSRRWLGPVRYPVTPCKNNPTDAINSNIIRRHFVYGTGDSDEEQIFL, encoded by the exons ATGGACACCTTGCTATCAAG tAAAATGCCACGCAACTGCGATGAAGACTCTGGACGTAGTTCCTGTTCAGCTGCCTCCATCAATTTTAGTCCTATCATGGAAATGCACACCTTTGTACCGacaaacttaaaaccaaaagATCAACTCACTCAAAACATTGAACTCAAAGTTAGCACACAGCCTAGAAACtttgctaatataataaaatctccAGATGAAAGAGACCCTTTCCCTAGCTGTAGGATACAGAGGAAGCTTAGAAATCCTGTATTTAATCTATTTGATAACTCCCGATTAGGTGGCTTAAGTAATGCACATTCCACACTTAACATAGCATGCAGTACCCAAATCGAAAATTCTATACAAGGGAATGCTAAGTCATTGTCTGTGCTAACTActgatgatattaaaattaataaacaactcCAAAATACCAACTTCAGAAGAGGTAAACCAGTCCAAAGGGCTGCATCTAGACTTTATAAGGCTGAAAATTGTAAAGGAAAAGAAGGGTGCATAGGACCAGAGTTTGTCGTCAGAGCTTCCCAACCGGTAAAACATATAGATTTAACAACTTCAGCGATATGTGATAAGAGAGTAATAACTATTGTACTTCTAAATGGTCAGAGAGTAGAAATCATATGTGATCCTGCAACAATAACAGCTGGACAGATTTTTGAAGCTATAGTTTCCAGTGAAAAGTATGAACACAGTTTTATGCTCGGCATATCTATATTGATTGGAggtgattttgtttttctacctgatgattacaaaattaaaaaggttGTTCCtgaaaaatggcataaaaataacagtaaaaataagGGAATTGATGAAGATGTTTccataattctatttttaaggATAAAATTTTTCTTACCAATAAACGTTGCTAATAATATACAAGTAGGCGAATGGACGCATCGAGTGTATTTACAACTTAGAAGGGCAACTGTTGAAGGGCAAATGATCTCAACGATACAGaatcttattttattagctGGTTATGCATTGCATATTGAATTCGGTGAGTTTTCTTATCGAGAACACGGTACagcagattattttttattagaacaCTATTTACCAGAATTCCTTATAACAAATGATATGGCTGACGTTAAATTTCGTATGAAACGCGCTCACGAAACCCGACGTGGTTTAGATAAAAgtaaagcaattataaatttcataacaCTAGCACAGACATTTAGAGATTATGGCTCACATTTTTATTCAGCAATTTGGGCTACTAGGGACGGATTTTGCAGAGATGTTTGGCTCTCAATAGGTCCAAGAGGTGTTACTCTTTACTCAAGGACAAATACCGTTTCTGAGGAATCAATAAATACCAATCGTATAGTTCTTCAGAGTTTGCCCTGGCATCACATACATACATtctattacaacaaaaaaagcCTTTACATTATGCCTAATTCATACTCTGGCTTATCGAAGATAGGGATcaagtataaacttaaaatactaGAGAATAAGAGTTATTTTGCATTCTGGTTGGCGTCACTACACCATAGATTGTATTTGAAACTGTATGCTAAAGAggattttattagttatttatcaaGCAAACTAAACTGCCCTACGATTAAAAACAGtccaaataaaattgaatgcaGTAACTATCAAGATAGCTACAATTTGGCTGTAAGAAATCCAACGAGGATTCGTAGACCCGTTAGGACAAGGTTCCGAGTAGATTTATTTGGCGAGAAGAAATCTCAAAACAAAGAAAACGAGATGCCTAACACTGAGGAATTATTGAGGCAGATTTTATCGCCCCAACCAAGTGACGAGAGTGTATTGAACTCACCAAACCAAAATGGTCAGAGAAGCTCTTCTAACGAAGGCTTGTCTTCTTCCGAAAGCAGTTTGCCGAGAAGACATGGCGTTAAAATGGGTACTAGAGTGTTCAATGGAAAATATACTAGATCACCTAACAAACTTTTATCAGTGAAGTCTGATGGTGATCTGACTATGACACAAAGTGATTCAGATGATCTGAGTTCGGAGCAAAGACAGTGCAATGTAAATAGTATGAAACTGTTACCGGAGCGATCTTATAGCCAAAATATGGTTGCCGCGCCAACAGCGTATGTCCTGGAATCTCCAAAAGTATACTCAGACGTATTTAATTATGACACAGGGAATGAATCTTGCGTGAACACTTCTATATTTGATAGATTAGACAACATGGAATATGTGCAAGGTGAAAGAGTATTTGTTACCGCAGTATTAGAAAGAGACAAAACAAATGCTTTAGGATTACAAGTTGCAGAAGGATCCGATGGCAATGTGTACATTAAGTCTATAACGCCAGGCAGTGTCGCAGATTTGTGTGGAAAACTTCTTCCTGGTGACCAAATTATATCGGTGAATGGGAAAACTTTACTCAACCTAAAATACGATAAAGCTTTAAATATGCTGCAGTCGGCGCCACAAAAAGTAGAACTTATTGTATTGCAAAACGCTACAAAGAGTACAATTTTAGACCATCACGATAAAACTTTATCTCAAGAACTACTTGGTAGTCGGGTTTTACAAAATAGTTTAAGGCAAAGTATAGCCAGCGCTTTAGATGTCGAAATTACAGACGATGAACTTCTTAATGAGGAAGCATTGAAGACTATTTATGCACTAATAAAATTGACAAAGGATAAAGTTATAAGTAGAATGAAAGACAAATCAAGCCGACAAACCACTCCCAATAGATCAAACCTACAAAAAAGCTATTCAGAAAATAAAGTTTGCGATGAAACTGATATTGGCAACTACTCTTCACAAGAAAATACGCCGCAGAAGAAAACTACGAGTCAAAAGTTCAACACTTGGCGCGGCCAACTAATGAGTAGACCAAAACGTAGACCGCTAAGTTTAAGTATACCCACAGGTGTCAATATTCCTGATGATTATTTAAATGACGATAGCATAATGAAGAGATCATCACTTAAATCGATTCAATCATCATTGAATAGTTTGGATAAATCAATCAAAAGCAGTTCGTCGAAGAATGTCGCATTGCCGAGAAATTATGGACTCAGCAGGAGATGGTTAGGGCCTGTGCGATACCCTGTCACGCCCTGCAAAAACAACCCTACCGATGCAATCAATAGCAATATAATAAGAAGACATTTTGTATATGGTACGGGTGATTCCGATGAAgagcaaatatttttataa
- the LOC120630978 gene encoding tyrosine-protein phosphatase non-receptor type 13-like isoform X2 has protein sequence MPRNCDEDSGRSSCSAASINFSPIMEMHTFVPTNLKPKDQLTQNIELKVSTQPRNFANIIKSPDERDPFPSCRIQRKLRNPVFNLFDNSRLGGLSNAHSTLNIACSTQIENSIQGNAKSLSVLTTDDIKINKQLQNTNFRRGKPVQRAASRLYKAENCKGKEGCIGPEFVVRASQPVKHIDLTTSAICDKRVITIVLLNGQRVEIICDPATITAGQIFEAIVSSEKYEHSFMLGISILIGGDFVFLPDDYKIKKVVPEKWHKNNSKNKGIDEDVSIILFLRIKFFLPINVANNIQVGEWTHRVYLQLRRATVEGQMISTIQNLILLAGYALHIEFGEFSYREHGTADYFLLEHYLPEFLITNDMADVKFRMKRAHETRRGLDKSKAIINFITLAQTFRDYGSHFYSAIWATRDGFCRDVWLSIGPRGVTLYSRTNTVSEESINTNRIVLQSLPWHHIHTFYYNKKSLYIMPNSYSGLSKIGIKYKLKILENKSYFAFWLASLHHRLYLKLYAKEDFISYLSSKLNCPTIKNSPNKIECSNYQDSYNLAVRNPTRIRRPVRTRFRVDLFGEKKSQNKENEMPNTEELLRQILSPQPSDESVLNSPNQNGQRSSSNEGLSSSESSLPRRHGVKMGTRVFNGKYTRSPNKLLSVKSDGDLTMTQSDSDDLSSEQRQCNVNSMKLLPERSYSQNMVAAPTAYVLESPKVYSDVFNYDTGNESCVNTSIFDRLDNMEYVQGERVFVTAVLERDKTNALGLQVAEGSDGNVYIKSITPGSVADLCGKLLPGDQIISVNGKTLLNLKYDKALNMLQSAPQKVELIVLQNATKSTILDHHDKTLSQELLGSRVLQNSLRQSIASALDVEITDDELLNEEALKTIYALIKLTKDKVISRMKDKSSRQTTPNRSNLQKSYSENKVCDETDIGNYSSQENTPQKKTTSQKFNTWRGQLMSRPKRRPLSLSIPTGVNIPDDYLNDDSIMKRSSLKSIQSSLNSLDKSIKSSSSKNVALPRNYGLSRRWLGPVRYPVTPCKNNPTDAINSNIIRRHFVYGTGDSDEEQIFL, from the coding sequence ATGCCACGCAACTGCGATGAAGACTCTGGACGTAGTTCCTGTTCAGCTGCCTCCATCAATTTTAGTCCTATCATGGAAATGCACACCTTTGTACCGacaaacttaaaaccaaaagATCAACTCACTCAAAACATTGAACTCAAAGTTAGCACACAGCCTAGAAACtttgctaatataataaaatctccAGATGAAAGAGACCCTTTCCCTAGCTGTAGGATACAGAGGAAGCTTAGAAATCCTGTATTTAATCTATTTGATAACTCCCGATTAGGTGGCTTAAGTAATGCACATTCCACACTTAACATAGCATGCAGTACCCAAATCGAAAATTCTATACAAGGGAATGCTAAGTCATTGTCTGTGCTAACTActgatgatattaaaattaataaacaactcCAAAATACCAACTTCAGAAGAGGTAAACCAGTCCAAAGGGCTGCATCTAGACTTTATAAGGCTGAAAATTGTAAAGGAAAAGAAGGGTGCATAGGACCAGAGTTTGTCGTCAGAGCTTCCCAACCGGTAAAACATATAGATTTAACAACTTCAGCGATATGTGATAAGAGAGTAATAACTATTGTACTTCTAAATGGTCAGAGAGTAGAAATCATATGTGATCCTGCAACAATAACAGCTGGACAGATTTTTGAAGCTATAGTTTCCAGTGAAAAGTATGAACACAGTTTTATGCTCGGCATATCTATATTGATTGGAggtgattttgtttttctacctgatgattacaaaattaaaaaggttGTTCCtgaaaaatggcataaaaataacagtaaaaataagGGAATTGATGAAGATGTTTccataattctatttttaaggATAAAATTTTTCTTACCAATAAACGTTGCTAATAATATACAAGTAGGCGAATGGACGCATCGAGTGTATTTACAACTTAGAAGGGCAACTGTTGAAGGGCAAATGATCTCAACGATACAGaatcttattttattagctGGTTATGCATTGCATATTGAATTCGGTGAGTTTTCTTATCGAGAACACGGTACagcagattattttttattagaacaCTATTTACCAGAATTCCTTATAACAAATGATATGGCTGACGTTAAATTTCGTATGAAACGCGCTCACGAAACCCGACGTGGTTTAGATAAAAgtaaagcaattataaatttcataacaCTAGCACAGACATTTAGAGATTATGGCTCACATTTTTATTCAGCAATTTGGGCTACTAGGGACGGATTTTGCAGAGATGTTTGGCTCTCAATAGGTCCAAGAGGTGTTACTCTTTACTCAAGGACAAATACCGTTTCTGAGGAATCAATAAATACCAATCGTATAGTTCTTCAGAGTTTGCCCTGGCATCACATACATACATtctattacaacaaaaaaagcCTTTACATTATGCCTAATTCATACTCTGGCTTATCGAAGATAGGGATcaagtataaacttaaaatactaGAGAATAAGAGTTATTTTGCATTCTGGTTGGCGTCACTACACCATAGATTGTATTTGAAACTGTATGCTAAAGAggattttattagttatttatcaaGCAAACTAAACTGCCCTACGATTAAAAACAGtccaaataaaattgaatgcaGTAACTATCAAGATAGCTACAATTTGGCTGTAAGAAATCCAACGAGGATTCGTAGACCCGTTAGGACAAGGTTCCGAGTAGATTTATTTGGCGAGAAGAAATCTCAAAACAAAGAAAACGAGATGCCTAACACTGAGGAATTATTGAGGCAGATTTTATCGCCCCAACCAAGTGACGAGAGTGTATTGAACTCACCAAACCAAAATGGTCAGAGAAGCTCTTCTAACGAAGGCTTGTCTTCTTCCGAAAGCAGTTTGCCGAGAAGACATGGCGTTAAAATGGGTACTAGAGTGTTCAATGGAAAATATACTAGATCACCTAACAAACTTTTATCAGTGAAGTCTGATGGTGATCTGACTATGACACAAAGTGATTCAGATGATCTGAGTTCGGAGCAAAGACAGTGCAATGTAAATAGTATGAAACTGTTACCGGAGCGATCTTATAGCCAAAATATGGTTGCCGCGCCAACAGCGTATGTCCTGGAATCTCCAAAAGTATACTCAGACGTATTTAATTATGACACAGGGAATGAATCTTGCGTGAACACTTCTATATTTGATAGATTAGACAACATGGAATATGTGCAAGGTGAAAGAGTATTTGTTACCGCAGTATTAGAAAGAGACAAAACAAATGCTTTAGGATTACAAGTTGCAGAAGGATCCGATGGCAATGTGTACATTAAGTCTATAACGCCAGGCAGTGTCGCAGATTTGTGTGGAAAACTTCTTCCTGGTGACCAAATTATATCGGTGAATGGGAAAACTTTACTCAACCTAAAATACGATAAAGCTTTAAATATGCTGCAGTCGGCGCCACAAAAAGTAGAACTTATTGTATTGCAAAACGCTACAAAGAGTACAATTTTAGACCATCACGATAAAACTTTATCTCAAGAACTACTTGGTAGTCGGGTTTTACAAAATAGTTTAAGGCAAAGTATAGCCAGCGCTTTAGATGTCGAAATTACAGACGATGAACTTCTTAATGAGGAAGCATTGAAGACTATTTATGCACTAATAAAATTGACAAAGGATAAAGTTATAAGTAGAATGAAAGACAAATCAAGCCGACAAACCACTCCCAATAGATCAAACCTACAAAAAAGCTATTCAGAAAATAAAGTTTGCGATGAAACTGATATTGGCAACTACTCTTCACAAGAAAATACGCCGCAGAAGAAAACTACGAGTCAAAAGTTCAACACTTGGCGCGGCCAACTAATGAGTAGACCAAAACGTAGACCGCTAAGTTTAAGTATACCCACAGGTGTCAATATTCCTGATGATTATTTAAATGACGATAGCATAATGAAGAGATCATCACTTAAATCGATTCAATCATCATTGAATAGTTTGGATAAATCAATCAAAAGCAGTTCGTCGAAGAATGTCGCATTGCCGAGAAATTATGGACTCAGCAGGAGATGGTTAGGGCCTGTGCGATACCCTGTCACGCCCTGCAAAAACAACCCTACCGATGCAATCAATAGCAATATAATAAGAAGACATTTTGTATATGGTACGGGTGATTCCGATGAAgagcaaatatttttataa
- the LOC120630968 gene encoding heat shock protein 60A-like, producing MLRLPRVVRQTVSLNKSHHLSRFYAKDVRFGADVRALMLQGVDVLADAVAVTMGPKGRNVILEQSWGSPKITKDGVTVAKGIELKDKFQNIGAKLVQNVANNTNEEAGDGTTTATVLARAIAKEGFEKISKGANPIEIRRGVMLAVETVKEKLKSMSKPVTTPEEIAQVATISANGDTAIGKLIADAMKKVGRDGVITVKDGKTLTDELEIIEGMKFDRGYISPYFINSSKGAKVEFQDALVLFSEKKISNVQTIIPALELANQQRKPLVIVAEDVDGEALSTLVVNRLKIGLQVAAVKAPGFGDNRKATLSDMAIATGGVVFGDDANLIRLEDVQLADLGHIGEVIITKDDTLLLKGKGKKADIDRRAEQIRDQIQETTSEYEKEKLQERLARLASGVAVLHVGGSSEVEVNEKKDRVNDALNATRAAVEEGIVPGGGSALLRCIPELNAIKSSNSDQATGIEIIKKALRMPCMTIARNAGIDGSVVVAKVEDLGPEFGYDALNNEYVNMIEKGIIDPTKVVRTALTDASGVASLLTTAEAVICDMPQEKEPNPMAGMGGMGGMGGMGGMM from the coding sequence ATGTTGCGCTTGCCTCGTGTCGTTCGCCAAACGGTTTCCTTGAACAAAAGCCACCATTTATCAAGATTTTATGCCAAAGATGTGAGATTCGGTGCTGATGTAAGAGCGTTGATGCTGCAGGGCGTAGACGTCCTCGCCGATGCCGTCGCAGTCACTATGGGCCCTAAAGGTAGAAATGTAATCTTAGAGCAATCGTGGGGCTCGCCGAAAATAACAAAAGACGGTGTGACGGTAGCCAAAGGGATAGAACTCAAAGATAAATTCCAGAATATCGGAGCGAAGTTGGTCCAAAACGTAGCAAATAACACAAACGAAGAAGCCGGCGATGGAACCACAACCGCTACGGTGCTCGCGAGGGCGATCGCGAAAGAAGGTTTCGAGAAAATTTCAAAGGGAGCTAATCCAATTGAAATTCGTCGAGGGGTTATGTTAGCTGTAGAAACTGTTAAAGAAAAGTTAAAGAGCATGTCAAAGCCGGTTACAACGCCTGAGGAAATTGCGCAGGTAGCAACAATCTCCGCGAACGGTGATACCGCAATTGGTAAGCTGATTGCTGATGCCATGAAAAAGGTTGGTAGAGATGGAGTCATCACAGTCAAGGATGGCAAAACACTCACCGACGAACTTGAAATTATTGAGGGTATGAAATTTGACAGAGGTTATATTTCACCATATTTCATCAACTCTTCCAAGGGGGCAAAGGTTGAGTTCCAGGATGCCTTAGTTCTATTTTCTGAAAAGAAAATTAGTAATGTACAGACAATCATTCCTGCTTTAGAATTAGCTAACCAGCAAAGGAAACCATTAGTCATTGTTGCTGAGGATGTTGATGGCGAAGCTCTGTCTACCCTGGTTGTGAACAGGCTGAAGATTGGGCTGCAGGTTGCAGCTGTGAAAGCCCCTGGTTTTGGGGACAACAGGAAGGCAACACTTAGTGATATGGCCATCGCAACTGGTGGTGTTGTATTTGGCGATGATGCTAACCTCATCAGACTAGAAGATGTCCAATTAGCTGACCTTGGTCATATTGGTGAGGTGATTATCACAAAAGATGACACTCTCCTGCTTAAAGGAAAGGGCAAGAAAGCTGACATTGACAGAAGAGCAGAGCAAATCCGTGACCAGATCCAAGAAACTACATCTGAGTATGAGAAGGAGAAGTTACAGGAACGTCTAGCAAGGCTTGCATCTGGAGTAGCTGTTTTACATGTTGGTGGATCCAGTGAAGTAGAAGTGAATGAAAAGAAGGACAGAGTAAATGATGCTTTAAATGCAACCCGGGCTGCCGTTGAAGAGGGAATTGTCCCTGGAGGTGGCTCTGCCCTCCTCAGGTGTATTCCAGAACTGAATGCAATTAAATCATCCAACTCTGATCAAGCCACAGGCATTGAGATCATTAAGAAAGCTTTAAGGATGCCTTGTATGACCATTGCTAGGAATGCAGGTATTGATGGATCAGTAGTTGTCGCTAAGGTTGAGGATTTAGGCCCCGAATTTGGATATGATGCATTAAACAATGAATATGTAAATATGATTGAAAAGGGTATCATAGATCCAACAAAGGTTGTGAGGACTGCTTTAACAGACGCAAGTGGAGTTGCCTCACTGTTAACGACTGCAGAAGCTGTGATCTGCGATATGCCACAAGAAAAAGAACCTAACCCCATGGCAGGTATGGGTGGAATGGGAGGTATGGGGGGTATGGGAGGCATGATGTAA
- the LOC120630883 gene encoding adenosine kinase — MVDSGCPCGNDLLVGIGNPLLDISACVDGDLLMKYDLHPDDAIMAEEKHMPLYTELVDNYNAEFIAGGSVQNTLRVAQWILKKPNICTYFGCVGNDNYAKILRERAMSEGVTVHYQVSQEAPTGTCAVLVTGTHRSLCANLAAAQKFTPDHLEKPECKKSIENAKFFYASGFFVAVSPESIMLLAERANTGGHTFIMNLSAPFVSQFFKEPLQKLLPYVDVLFGNESEADAFAKAFGITETDLKKIALEIAALPKLKTTRERVVVITQGKEPVILVEGTKLTLIPVTELSRDQIVDTNGAGDAFTGGFLSQMVLGKPWDVCVKCGIYTATHIIQHSGCTFSGSSDFKDN, encoded by the exons ATGGTGGATTCTGG GTGCCCCTGTGGTAATGATTTGCTTGTGGGTATTGGAAACCCACTGTTGGACATATCAGCATGCGTTGATGGGGATCTGCTGATGAAATATGATCTTCACCCAGATGACGCTATTATGGCGGAGGAGAAACACATGCCTCTCTATACAGAGCTTGTTGATAA ttataatgCAGAATTCATAGCTGGAGGCAGTGTTCAGAATACTCTAAGAGTGGCGCAATGGATCTTAAAGAAACCTAACATTTGCACATACTTTGGCTGTGTTGGCAATGACAATTATGCAAAGATATTGAGAGAAAGAGCTAT GTCGGAAGGTGTAACAGTTCACTATCAAGTGTCACAAGAGGCTCCGACCGGTACCTGTGCAGTGCTAGTAACGGGCACGCACCGTTCCCTGTGCGCGAACCTCGCCGCCGCACAGAAGTTCACGCCTGACCACCTCGAGAAACCAGAGTGCAAGAAGAGCATTGAGAATGCGAAGTTCTTCTATGCTTCC GGTTTCTTCGTAGCGGTATCTCCGGAGTCGATAATGCTGTTAGCAGAGCGTGCGAACACGGGCGGCCATACGTTCATAATGAACCTGAGCGCGCCCTTCGTGTCGCAATTCTTCAAGGAACCGCTGCAGAAATTGCTGCCGTATGTCGACGTATTATTTGGCAATGAATCG GAAGCGGACGCTTTCGCCAAAGCTTTCGGCATTACCGAAACGGACTTAAAAAAGATTGCATTAGAAATAGCGGCACTGCCCAAACTTAAAACAACGAGGGAAAGAGTGGTAGTGATTACACAGGGTAAAGAGCCGGTCATACTTGTTGAGGGTACGAAATTGACTTTAATTCCTGTCACGGAGCTTTCTAGGGATCAAATTGTGGACACTAACGGCGCAGGCGACGCGTTCACGGGAGGTTTCTTAAGCCAAATGGTGCTCGGCAAACCCTGGGATGTATGTGTAAAGTGCGGTATCTACACAGCCACTCATATTATCCAACATTCTGGTTGTACTTTTAGTGGTAGTAGCGATTTTAAGGATAATTAA